One Uloborus diversus isolate 005 chromosome 7, Udiv.v.3.1, whole genome shotgun sequence genomic window, ACCATGGGTATTCAACTTTTTACACTTTGGGGAGACCCTTTAAGTTCACGTTTTCTTGGAAAACCTCTTAATCAAAGAACAGAAGAAGAAAAGGAATACTAAAGCTTTATCCTGCTCAAATTTACAAACTTAttacttcatcttttttttttaaccaaataacttattcaggattttttaaagtagaattaCAGTTGCTGTGACTCAATGCTGAATAAGAAAAGAACTCTACATACAATTCAATCAACCagaaaattaccatttttgaaaggGGTATAAAATTCCAAACGGTACATTAATTTGCAAGGCTAGAAAAGAGCAATGTTGCGAAATTTTATAactaaatttaagttaaaaacgCTTTGGAGCTTTAAATCTCGTAAgtaaattcttgagcatcaaagtaccTCTGCACCGAATTTGGCGATGTAAACTGTATTTGTATCAGAAACATATTCGAAAACTACATATTATTTTGCATACatacattattttgcatttaaaaattcctGTTCTCATGTAATTAGGTCGGGGGATATGAAATTCATTTCTAATTATTGTTCATTCAACAACAGAAAACTTTCTAGTTCACAAGAAATCTGAagtgtagtaataataatatcaacACTAAATCAAAGTTAAGAAACAAATACTGTTTGAGAAaacatttattaacttttttcaaacaacaaaatacaATATTATAATTGTAGCATCTAAAGCATTcaatttgtacttttttcaaaaagtaaaaacatttcaaaaataacttgaacgctcttttgcaaaaataattgaattatttcatGTCATATATATTCGTCTTTAGTATACTGACTATTGTCAGTATACTGGTATTCGTCTTTAGTTTACACTAGTTCCACTAGTTTACACTAGTCTTTAGTTTACAATTTCGAGTAAATTTTAGCTTTGTGCTAATTGTTATTTTGACGATTCGAGGACAAGCTCTTAACGTTGGATATTAATCAGGAATTGGAATTTCCTTTGTATTTCTTAACAGAAATCGTAACCCAATTATAATTTCCCTGATGAAAGTTACAATATATTTGCTATTTTGgctccataatttttttttttttttttttttccagtgtgggATTTTAGAATAGTTGGATTTTCCCACTTGCATTTTAAAATCCTTTTAGAAATAATACTTCTCATACTTATCAACATCCTTCAGCTCCTTGTTAATCATGTTCTTCAGTGGGCCTTCAATAGCTCTTGACATAGCTCGACTGAAGAATCTGGCAACAAGATTCGACAGACGAGAGGCAAATCTATTCAGAACTCCCAGCCCGTCGAAACTAACTCGCACCCCTTCCAACTTGGTGATCCTCAGATTGTCGACTGTGGCCTTGGTGGAATCCTCTCGCTCTGCAGCCTGGTTCCTCAAACGGGAGTACATCACATCAGCTTCAACATCACCAGCAAAGACGTTGATGAGCCCACGGAACACGGGTACCCCGGTGTCGGTCTCCCAGAAATAGCTTCCGGTCAGGTTCCGGAAGCCGATGGGTACCAGGAAACTGAGGGTGGAGTCGGTGCAGCGCACCATTGCCGGACCCGTCCGGCGCATGGTCCGGAGGTTGGTCAAGGAACCGTTGAACAGACGGAATCGTCCGGTACGTTCGGGAAGGGGGAAGAGTTCGGGGATCTTCGGCCGAACTTCTCGTAGAACTCGATCGACATATTCGTCTGTGTTCCTCCGAACAGCAAGACTGTCGCAATCGCTAATGTCTTCGTCACCAGAGCTGTCTTCGACATCtgagaattacagagaaaaaagtaaaatgaacgaaggtgaaaaaaaaaaagcaacatctCTCACATCAACTTTCCTAACAATCAAAGTTCTATTGCATTCGTTAGTGCGTTACTGCAAATGTAGATAtctaaaattccaattttttcacaaatgcgtccttttcttcagttttttcatTGCAATACTTAAAGAACCCACAACCTGAGACAGTCAGAGAGTTTTAAAATGGTCCCTTAAATAGTTTAAACGAAACAGAACAAGTTATTGAACTCATATCTTTTTGTAGCGACATATATGTGATTTTTtcctaaaatattctttttttagagATCCCTACATTTACAACCATACGctcctatttttaaaataaattttcaatttaaatgacTCATCTGTTCTGAAATCGTCCTTAAAGAGTTAAGGGGAAAATTTCGCCAGACGAGTCATTTCGGTTTAAAGTTGCCAAGcgaaggaatttttccaaaaaaaaaaaataattaataacggAGAGGGGAGAAGTAAATAGAGGAAGGAAAATGTTTCATGTTTTCTCCATTATATATTTGTTTGGCaaaaaaatcacccccccccctttttaaaataatcatttcaaaatttatttaatactCACGAAAAACAAATAGGTTTACGTAAATATATTTTCCGGAGAAAACAAATGCGATTCTCAGCGAAAAGAAAATCGCGTTTAAACGTACCATTTTATCGTACGGATTTTGATTGGAAAAATTGAGCCATATTTCGAGAAAACGGTGGACTGTCCGATTGGAAACCTTATTTATGCGTTTTGATTGCGATCGATTGTCCCGTCCCATCTCGCTCTTGAGAGTTTTTGCATACATGTAGGCTTGGACTGACGAAATGCTTATACAATGAAATCTCTTCACAACGAACTTCAAAagactgcaaattttgttcgtttaaaaaaaattcgttgtaatggaattcaagtaatGTAATGGGAAACAAATCGGGACTGAATATGCACTTCGTTGAAACGGACATTTTGCTGTATTagtgttcgttgtaacaggatttcactgtaaataaatgaacaagcgAGTGTGTGTGTGCTTAAAATGCATTCTTTGTCCCCAAACCCTGCATGTTccttaattttgtcaaaaaataatgcattttatttcaCTTGAAGATAATGTTTGCAGTTGAGTTTTCACCTTTCTGCCTTTTCTTCTCTTGACTGCGAAGAGAGATAGTTggaaaattttacttctttttcaaaatatgggTTTGATAATAATGCATGAAGTATTAATGTTTTGAATACATACTTACAACATATTTCAACAAATATGGCTGAAAACTCTTACATTACCGTCGTTTtgtttcaagaaatgaaataaaatagtgGCAACGCTATCAGATAGTTTAGTGCGCAATTATCAAAAATGACCTCTGCAATCAAAAGTAGGTTAGTGAAGAACAGCGCGTCAAAACACGCATTAGCATTAAAACTTGAACAAGCATGTCATAGAATTCATAAACTCCATCTTCTGAGCATGATACCGgtgcttggagaggggggggggacttgtgaACCCGCAACACGTGCCTGAAATCTTCAATTGATGTTTATCTCTCTGTACGTTGTTTTGGTTCAACGTTaggtttaaaaaaagtagttggaCACACAGGAGCGCAAAACTAGAAAGAACTTACTGGCTAAATAAATTTCAGCCATTACTTCACAAAGATATCAATTATGTCACTGGAATACTTTTTTAGGTATTATTTTTGTGTTCTCATGTCATGGAATTCATACTCATCTTTTTTCAGTGCATGATACGAGGgcttgaggggaggggggggggagcttatgATTCCGCAACACGTGCCTGAGATCTTTAATTTAAGTTCATACCTCTTTAAGTTGTTTTTATTCTACGTTAGGTTGAAAAAAGTACATAAATGGAAACGCAGAAGAGAAAACTTGAAAGGACTTACTGACTAAATAAAGTTGAACTATTACTACTGTAAAGTCGACTACTTAGCAAAGATATCAATTATTTCATACCCTTAAAACATGTGAAACActtttttactacttattttttctttctaactaATTTCGTTCCCTTTgtggaaatttcaaaattttacactaAAAAGTGGGGATTAAAGGAAATATTGAGAGTTTGAGAAAGAACTTGCTATTATTACAAAATGCCGATTCTATGACTAATGTTTAACATACATTATTTTTACGATATTGATAAGGGACAGGAAAAGGATATTCACACTGAAATGTACCTAACCAAacgcaaaaaatattcatttcctgCTAGTTCCGTTTTCGTTATCAAGTgtaacttttgaaagaaaaaaattaatgaaattaagtaGTTGAAAATGAGTGAGAATGAAATTCGGTTTACTGATCAAAGCCTTTTGTAGTTGATTAAATACAGTCAATAAGGGTTATTGACTATATTTAGTCAATTATAAAAGGCTTCCAGAGACAATATTAGTTGAGCCAACCAAAGCCAAAGCAATTCAACTTCATATTACAtgttcaatggggttgtttctttcagtcaaaagtagtacttttagtcactgaaatcgatagaataagcaaaaaataataataataataacatggacccagaaaattctttcatttttcccaacagttttctttaattaatttttttaaatgtccgatttgtcaaacaagacgtggtctacatgacgtcacaaattatgctttttggcgcatctttataccgcgtttccacgttatgataatcaaaaagtgaattgaaattgcgttctacgctagctatcaaccatattgttgccaatacacgtgagtaaagatgcgaattaaatattttgctctgagaatggcaacatagaatggcatttcatcatttgtgatgttatcggcaagaaaaatgtaaacaataaaagatcactgatttaagtaattttttaaaaataaacttaaacaaattatctaaaaaatggttagatcctatgtttttaagcatgttctttcagaaaaagatacttttaaaatattggaaacgaccccattatcaacCCAAGAAAATCCCTTTAAATCAACAGTTAAATAACTATCAATCGTCAGTCAAGTAATAAACTTTCGAATCAATCTAATAGTTTTAGGCAAATCAATAAATTTTGATAATCGACTACTTCTTGAAAAATCAACTAGttttcaatcaataaataaattctcAGTTAATCAATTTGCTCTCAATCGATCAATTACTTCCCCATCACTCAATTTTTTCTCATTCAATCAATTGTCAATCAATTTATTCTCAATCCATCAACTAATTCTCGATCAATCAATTAATTCATAATTAATGTTCCACTCCAAGTCAATTCTAAAAATATCCCTTTTCCCCCTAAATGTGAATCTATAACAAAGTGCTTCGTTAGAATCTTTTTAGTTTCCAAAGATATGACGACAGAAAATGCAGTCcagttatttttatggacaaAACATTTTTTCGTCAGTTTTATCAATATCGTTTTGTGGAAATatagttttaggggggggggggatggcttAACTTCAAAACTATAATTTCAGGAAACAAGATTGCTTAAAAACTCACCTTTTTCCAAATCATCCTCAACCAACGCATTCAGAAAGAGATCTTCGTCTAATTTTCCTTTCCTGTGGTGATTATGGCCTTTGATAGTCACCGATAAGCCCAGCAACAAAGTCGCCAAAAGGACAGCGCGTAAGCTGGATGTCCTGAAAAACATCTTCGAACTTCCAGTTGAAAATTTCTGAAAGCAAAGGGTTGTATTTTCAAACAACGACGAAAATAATACTAAAGTTTTCAAAGTACGAAAACGTCTAAAATGTAGGAATTAGATCGGTTTCCATTCTcttttctgttttattaattttatctaatttattccacactagtggtacccacacggctttgcccgtagttgaaaattaacagGTAATTCggttcgcctgtttatttacaaataatggatgacgaatttctcgccaattggctatgttcattcgctctccccattccacgtcatgataatttcgtgatttactcgtccatcttataataattttgctccggaaaattttcttagaattgaaatagaaaaagaacaaaatcgaattttcgaaaaattgcttcgaggtgcacccttCCCCCCCGTTAcaaactatgtgccaaatttcatgaaaatcggccgaacggtctaggcgctatgcgcgtcacagatatcctacaggcatccagacatccaggcagagagactttgagctttattatcagtaaaaattttaacatgtatttgccaggggtgcccacccctaaGAGCAATGGCGCACCCCCCCCCAAATATCACGAAgcccccccccaaagagcaagTGCCCcctccaaaaaggaaaaa contains:
- the LOC129226484 gene encoding uncharacterized protein LOC129226484 yields the protein MFFRTSSLRAVLLATLLLGLSVTIKGHNHHRKGKLDEDLFLNALVEDDLEKDVEDSSGDEDISDCDSLAVRRNTDEYVDRVLREVRPKIPELFPLPERTGRFRLFNGSLTNLRTMRRTGPAMVRCTDSTLSFLVPIGFRNLTGSYFWETDTGVPVFRGLINVFAGDVEADVMYSRLRNQAAEREDSTKATVDNLRITKLEGVRVSFDGLGVLNRFASRLSNLVARFFSRAMSRAIEGPLKNMINKELKDVDKYEKYYF